In Halopseudomonas xinjiangensis, a single genomic region encodes these proteins:
- the chrA gene encoding chromate efflux transporter: MIDSTEPDSSPWSVFRVFLRLGLTSFGGPVAHLGYFHEEFVTRRRWLSAQGYADLVALCQFLPGPASSQVGMAVGLSRCGYAGALAAWLGFTLPSALALILFALGIARHGEVLPAGTLQGLKIAAVAVVAQAVWDMARKLCPDGLRAMLMVAATCTVLLIPYAWSQLVVIAVAGVIGLLLFKPDAANDHDDIPFSIGRPVALACLVAFFALLIILPLLSSLVASQSLDMVDAFYRAGALVFGGGHVVLPLLQAEVVPTGWVSDDAFLAGYGGAQAVPGPLFTFAAFLGASINGWSGGLLGLLAIFAPSFLLVVGALPYWQQLRQSPRARAALTGINAAVVGLLLAALYDPVFTSAIREPADFALAVVALVALLLWKLPAWLVVLACGAIASLLARF; encoded by the coding sequence ATGATCGATTCAACCGAGCCCGACAGCAGCCCCTGGTCAGTCTTTCGCGTCTTCCTGCGCCTGGGGCTGACCTCGTTCGGCGGACCGGTCGCGCATCTTGGCTATTTCCACGAGGAGTTCGTGACCCGGCGCCGCTGGCTAAGCGCGCAGGGCTACGCCGACCTTGTCGCGCTTTGCCAGTTTCTGCCGGGCCCGGCGAGCAGCCAGGTGGGGATGGCGGTCGGTTTGTCCCGATGCGGCTATGCCGGTGCGCTAGCAGCCTGGCTCGGCTTCACGCTGCCCTCGGCTCTGGCCTTGATTCTGTTCGCGCTTGGAATCGCCCGGCATGGTGAGGTGTTACCCGCAGGGACACTCCAGGGACTGAAGATCGCTGCGGTAGCGGTCGTCGCGCAGGCTGTGTGGGACATGGCCCGCAAGCTTTGCCCGGATGGTCTGCGGGCCATGCTGATGGTAGCGGCGACCTGCACCGTGTTGCTGATTCCATACGCCTGGAGTCAGCTCGTTGTGATCGCTGTTGCAGGCGTGATCGGTCTGCTGCTGTTCAAGCCAGACGCCGCTAATGACCACGACGACATACCTTTTAGTATCGGCCGGCCTGTCGCGCTGGCATGCCTGGTCGCCTTTTTCGCGCTGTTGATTATCCTGCCTCTGCTTTCTTCGCTCGTCGCCAGCCAGTCTCTGGACATGGTCGATGCGTTTTACCGTGCCGGCGCCCTGGTATTCGGCGGCGGTCACGTGGTGCTGCCGCTTCTGCAAGCGGAAGTCGTTCCTACCGGGTGGGTCAGTGATGACGCGTTTCTCGCGGGCTACGGCGGAGCTCAGGCGGTCCCCGGACCACTGTTCACCTTTGCAGCCTTTCTGGGCGCGTCGATCAATGGCTGGTCTGGTGGCTTGCTGGGTCTGCTGGCCATCTTCGCGCCGTCATTCCTGCTGGTGGTCGGCGCACTCCCCTACTGGCAGCAGCTGCGCCAAAGCCCACGCGCCCGTGCGGCACTGACCGGCATCAACGCGGCGGTCGTCGGGCTCCTGCTTGCCGCACTGTACGACCCGGTGTTTACCAGCGCCATTCGGGAGCCGGCGGACTTTGCTCTGGCTGTGGTTGCCCTGGTTGCGCTGCTATTGTGGAAGTTGCCGGCCTGGCTGGTCGTCCTGGCGTGTGGCGCCATTGCCTCTTTGCTGGCACGTTTTTAG
- a CDS encoding DsbA family protein, which produces MNRKPLVLGLTALVLIIVALAVFYFVRATPDVPQRAAHPTPAETTTQRNNDTTGQGQLTRFHSPSIGPRTAPVTIVEFFDPSCEACRAFYPEVKRIMADYPESVRLVLRYVLFHRGSEEVTRILETARRQDLYEPVLEAVLLAQPAWHDDPQVIAAWEAAAAAGLDVERARAEMMDSSIDAVLETDMNDAKAVGIRGTPTFFVNGTELRRLGPAPLRALVEEKIEQVAE; this is translated from the coding sequence ATGAATCGTAAACCACTCGTGCTGGGCCTGACGGCGCTGGTGCTCATCATTGTTGCGCTGGCCGTGTTCTACTTCGTGCGCGCGACACCGGACGTACCGCAACGCGCGGCGCACCCCACGCCAGCGGAAACCACCACACAGCGCAACAATGACACGACCGGCCAGGGACAACTGACGCGCTTCCATTCGCCCTCGATTGGCCCGCGCACTGCGCCGGTGACCATCGTCGAATTCTTCGACCCGTCCTGCGAAGCCTGCCGGGCCTTCTATCCGGAGGTAAAGCGGATCATGGCGGATTACCCGGAAAGCGTGCGCCTGGTACTGCGCTATGTGCTGTTCCATCGCGGCTCGGAAGAGGTTACGCGGATACTCGAAACAGCACGCAGGCAGGATCTGTACGAACCGGTGCTCGAAGCAGTGCTCCTTGCGCAGCCGGCATGGCACGACGATCCCCAGGTCATCGCTGCCTGGGAGGCGGCCGCGGCCGCTGGTCTCGATGTCGAACGGGCACGTGCCGAGATGATGGATTCCTCGATTGACGCTGTGCTGGAAACCGACATGAACGACGCCAAGGCCGTCGGCATTCGCGGTACGCCGACATTCTTCGTCAACGGTACTGAACTGCGTCGGCTCGGGCCGGCACCGCTGCGCGCGCTGGTCGAGGAGAAGATCGAACAGGTTGCCGAGTGA
- a CDS encoding efflux RND transporter permease subunit, producing the protein MIAAIIRWSVANRFLVLLATLFSVAWGIWSVQNTPIDALPDLSDVQVIIRTPYPGQAPQIVENQVTYPLTTTMLSVPGARTVRGYSFFGDSYVYVLFEDGTDLYWARSRVLEYLSQVQGRLPAAAKPALGPDATGVGWIYQYALVDRTGSHDLSQLRSLQDWFLRYELKTLPNVAEVAPIGGMVKQYQVVLDPTRMASRGITQQQVAEAIDAANRETGGSVLELAETEYMVRASGYLQSLADFRAIPLRLDQGGVPVTLGDVAHVQLGPEMRRGIAELDGEGEVVGGVVILRSGKNARETITAVQNKLDELKKSLPAGVEIVTTYDRSKLIDSAVTNLSHKLIEEFVVVALVCALFLWHLRSSLVAIVSLPVGILIAFIIMQRQGVNANIMSLGGIAIAIGAMVDAAIVMIENAHKHIEAWHRKHPDTPLKGEAHWKVIIDSAVEVGPALFFCLLIITLSFIPVFTLEAQEGRLFGPLAFTKTYAMAAAAGLSVTLVPVLMGYWIRGKIPDEHRNPLNRVLIKVYQPLLDAVLRWPKVTLVVAVLVFLTGLWPASRLGGEFLPPLDEGDLLYMPTALPGLSAQKASELLQQTDRLIKTVPEVAHVFGKAGRADTATDPAPLEMFETTIQFKPRDEWREGMTPDKLVEELDRAVQVPGLANLWIPPIRNRIDMLATGIKSPIGVKVYGTDLAQIDSATQAVERIAKTVPGVSSALAERMTGGRYIDVNINRAAAARYGLNIADVQSIVAGAVGGETIGETVEGLARYPISLRYPREWRDSLTELQNLPIYTPQGSQITLGTVADVKITDGPPMLKSENARLTGWVYIDVRGRDMAGVVGDLREAINAQVPLAPGMSISYSGQFEYLERANQRLMLVVPATLLIIFVLLYFIFARFSEALLIMSTLPFALTGGVWFLYLLDFNMSVATGVGFIALAGVSAEFGVIMLLYLTNAWAERLRNGQSDQGALLEAIREGAVQRVRPKAMTVAVIIAGLLPILWGSGTGSEIMSRIAAPMVGGMITAPLLSLFVLPAAYLLMRRRSTQPAQSTPPTHPTVGETP; encoded by the coding sequence ATGATCGCGGCGATCATTCGTTGGTCGGTGGCCAACCGTTTTCTGGTCCTGCTGGCCACGCTGTTCTCGGTCGCCTGGGGCATCTGGTCGGTGCAGAACACACCGATCGACGCCCTGCCGGACCTGTCCGATGTGCAGGTGATCATCCGCACGCCCTACCCCGGCCAGGCGCCACAGATCGTCGAGAACCAGGTTACCTATCCGCTGACGACCACCATGCTGTCGGTGCCCGGCGCGAGGACCGTGCGGGGCTATTCGTTCTTTGGTGACAGCTACGTGTACGTGCTGTTCGAGGACGGCACCGATCTGTACTGGGCCCGGTCACGGGTGCTGGAGTACCTGAGCCAGGTGCAGGGCCGTTTGCCCGCCGCGGCCAAGCCGGCCCTGGGCCCGGACGCCACCGGCGTCGGCTGGATCTACCAGTACGCGCTGGTCGACCGCACCGGTTCGCACGACCTGTCGCAGCTGCGATCATTGCAGGACTGGTTCCTGCGCTACGAGCTGAAGACCCTGCCCAACGTCGCCGAGGTGGCGCCGATCGGCGGCATGGTCAAGCAATATCAGGTGGTGCTGGATCCGACCCGCATGGCCAGCCGCGGCATTACCCAGCAGCAGGTCGCCGAGGCAATCGACGCAGCCAATCGGGAAACCGGCGGCAGCGTGTTGGAACTGGCCGAAACCGAATACATGGTGCGTGCCTCGGGATACCTTCAGTCGCTGGCTGACTTCCGCGCGATTCCGCTGCGGCTGGATCAGGGCGGCGTACCGGTCACCCTGGGTGACGTCGCGCATGTTCAGTTGGGCCCGGAGATGCGCAGGGGTATTGCCGAGCTGGATGGCGAAGGAGAAGTGGTGGGTGGCGTGGTGATTCTGCGTAGCGGGAAGAATGCGCGCGAAACCATCACGGCCGTGCAGAACAAGCTCGACGAGCTGAAGAAGAGCCTGCCCGCAGGCGTTGAGATCGTCACCACCTACGACCGCAGCAAGCTGATCGACAGCGCGGTGACCAATCTAAGCCACAAGCTGATCGAAGAATTCGTCGTCGTGGCGCTGGTGTGCGCGCTGTTTCTCTGGCACCTGCGCTCGTCGCTGGTGGCGATCGTCTCGCTCCCGGTCGGCATTCTCATCGCTTTCATCATCATGCAGCGCCAGGGCGTCAACGCCAACATCATGTCGCTGGGCGGCATCGCAATCGCGATCGGGGCGATGGTCGATGCGGCCATCGTGATGATCGAAAATGCCCACAAGCACATCGAAGCCTGGCATCGAAAGCATCCCGACACGCCCTTGAAGGGTGAAGCACACTGGAAGGTGATCATCGACTCTGCGGTCGAAGTCGGGCCCGCCTTGTTCTTCTGTCTGCTGATCATCACCCTGTCGTTCATTCCGGTGTTCACGCTGGAAGCCCAGGAAGGGCGTCTGTTCGGCCCGTTGGCCTTTACCAAGACCTATGCCATGGCCGCAGCCGCGGGACTCTCGGTCACGCTGGTGCCGGTGCTGATGGGCTACTGGATTCGCGGCAAGATCCCCGATGAGCATCGCAACCCGCTCAACCGGGTGCTGATCAAGGTGTACCAGCCGCTGCTGGACGCCGTGCTGCGCTGGCCCAAGGTAACGCTGGTGGTGGCTGTGCTGGTGTTCCTCACGGGGCTCTGGCCAGCCAGCCGGTTAGGTGGAGAATTCCTGCCGCCACTCGACGAAGGTGATCTGCTGTACATGCCTACCGCCCTGCCCGGTCTGTCCGCGCAAAAGGCTTCCGAACTGCTGCAACAGACTGACCGGCTGATCAAGACAGTCCCGGAGGTCGCGCATGTATTCGGCAAGGCCGGGCGTGCAGACACGGCAACCGATCCGGCGCCGCTGGAAATGTTCGAGACGACTATCCAGTTCAAGCCGCGCGATGAGTGGCGCGAAGGCATGACGCCGGACAAGCTGGTCGAAGAGCTCGACCGCGCAGTCCAGGTTCCGGGACTGGCGAACCTGTGGATTCCGCCGATCCGCAACCGTATCGATATGCTCGCTACCGGCATCAAGAGCCCCATCGGCGTGAAGGTATACGGCACCGACCTGGCCCAGATCGACAGCGCCACCCAGGCCGTCGAGCGTATCGCCAAGACTGTCCCCGGGGTCAGCTCGGCATTGGCTGAGCGTATGACCGGCGGGCGTTATATCGATGTCAATATCAACCGCGCCGCTGCCGCCCGCTATGGCCTGAACATCGCCGATGTGCAATCGATCGTCGCCGGCGCAGTCGGTGGGGAAACCATCGGCGAGACGGTAGAAGGCCTGGCACGCTACCCGATCAGTCTGCGATACCCTCGCGAATGGCGCGACTCGTTGACCGAGCTGCAGAACCTGCCGATCTATACGCCACAGGGCAGTCAGATCACCCTTGGTACCGTGGCCGATGTGAAGATCACCGATGGTCCGCCGATGCTCAAGAGCGAGAATGCACGACTGACAGGCTGGGTGTACATCGACGTGCGCGGCCGCGACATGGCCGGTGTCGTGGGCGACCTGCGTGAGGCCATCAATGCGCAGGTGCCGCTTGCGCCGGGGATGAGCATCAGTTACTCGGGCCAGTTCGAATATCTGGAGCGTGCCAACCAGCGGCTGATGCTGGTAGTACCGGCCACGCTGCTGATCATCTTCGTGCTGCTCTACTTCATCTTTGCTCGTTTCAGCGAGGCGCTGCTGATCATGTCGACCCTGCCATTCGCCCTGACCGGTGGCGTGTGGTTCCTCTACCTGCTTGACTTCAACATGTCGGTCGCCACCGGTGTAGGCTTCATCGCGCTGGCCGGCGTCTCGGCAGAATTCGGCGTGATCATGCTCCTGTATCTGACCAACGCCTGGGCCGAACGCCTGCGCAACGGCCAGTCGGACCAGGGTGCGCTGCTCGAAGCGATCCGCGAAGGTGCAGTTCAGCGCGTGCGCCCCAAGGCCATGACGGTGGCGGTGATCATCGCCGGCCTGTTGCCGATTCTCTGGGGCAGCGGCACCGGCAGCGAAATCATGAGCCGCATTGCTGCGCCCATGGTTGGCGGCATGATCACAGCGCCCTTGCTCTCGCTGTTCGTTCTCCCTGCGGCTTATCTGTTGATGCGACGCCGCTCAACTCAACCCGCTCAATCCACCCCACCCACCCATCCAACAGTTGGAGAGACACCATGA
- a CDS encoding CHAD domain-containing protein — MSYHLRPDRKAPKEILRVTRKRLGKARSSLTVTDGERAKGIHQARKRFKEIRAVLRLVRKPLGKKAFAAENQRIRDAARLLSSSRDVTAIVESWDALAATDTALFQRKPLRDVRKKLAARKPDQATRSEDEAIVEALAAVESLEQDMQQWKLATSGFDLYAHGLEKTYRDGRKALAIAEKDPSAHNLHEWRKRVKDHWYHTRLLLLGWPEQLKLRCALLKELSELLGDEHDLSMLCLLMQDQPDLFGDEALRESISIAIEKRREFLQNRALRLGRRLYAESSTALRKRWEKYWKLTRRERLSQTSST; from the coding sequence ATGTCGTATCATCTTCGTCCCGATCGCAAGGCCCCGAAAGAGATTCTGCGTGTCACCCGCAAACGGCTTGGCAAGGCGCGTTCATCGCTCACCGTGACCGATGGAGAACGCGCGAAAGGCATTCACCAGGCGCGTAAACGCTTCAAGGAAATACGCGCCGTGCTGCGGCTGGTCCGCAAACCGCTGGGCAAAAAGGCGTTCGCCGCGGAAAACCAGCGCATCCGTGACGCTGCGAGGTTGCTCTCATCGTCCCGCGACGTCACCGCGATCGTTGAAAGTTGGGACGCCCTGGCCGCTACCGATACCGCATTATTCCAGCGCAAACCCCTGCGCGACGTCCGCAAGAAGCTGGCGGCCCGCAAACCCGACCAGGCTACTCGCTCTGAAGACGAGGCCATCGTCGAGGCACTGGCGGCAGTCGAGTCGCTCGAGCAGGACATGCAGCAATGGAAGCTGGCCACCTCAGGTTTCGATCTGTATGCCCACGGTCTTGAAAAGACCTACCGCGACGGGCGCAAGGCGCTCGCCATTGCAGAGAAAGACCCCAGCGCTCACAACCTTCACGAATGGCGCAAACGGGTGAAGGATCACTGGTACCACACCCGCCTGTTACTGCTCGGCTGGCCGGAACAATTGAAGCTGCGCTGCGCGCTGCTCAAGGAGCTGTCCGAGCTGTTGGGCGATGAACATGACCTGTCCATGCTTTGCCTGCTGATGCAGGACCAGCCAGACCTGTTTGGTGACGAGGCGCTGCGCGAGAGCATCAGCATCGCCATTGAAAAGCGCCGGGAATTCCTCCAGAACCGTGCGTTGCGGCTCGGTCGTCGGCTGTACGCCGAATCGTCGACAGCGCTGCGCAAACGCTGGGAGAAGTACTGGAAACTGACCAGACGCGAACGCCTCAGCCAGACCTCTAGCACCTGA
- a CDS encoding copper-binding protein, translating to MKTKLAFCLTLTMASTAIAQQHGNMQHGSEHMKNMPMGDAETMQQMHDQHMGQDSAAAKTISTTGTVKKIHQDKNMLTIAHDPVPELEWPAMTMGFKATEEQIKQVQEGDKIRFEFTSKGMNNSIVSITKQ from the coding sequence ATGAAAACCAAACTAGCGTTCTGCCTGACCCTGACCATGGCTTCCACCGCTATAGCCCAGCAGCACGGCAACATGCAGCACGGCTCCGAGCATATGAAGAACATGCCCATGGGCGATGCAGAGACCATGCAGCAGATGCATGATCAGCATATGGGCCAGGACAGCGCCGCTGCGAAGACCATCAGCACGACCGGTACGGTGAAGAAGATCCACCAGGACAAGAACATGCTTACCATTGCCCATGACCCGGTGCCAGAGCTTGAATGGCCGGCCATGACCATGGGCTTCAAGGCGACTGAAGAACAGATCAAGCAGGTGCAGGAAGGCGACAAGATTCGCTTCGAATTCACCTCCAAGGGCATGAACAATTCGATCGTATCGATTACCAAGCAGTAA
- a CDS encoding thioredoxin family protein, with the protein MGMNHTYTDKEPTRDEVDSLDGPTVIEFGTAWCGYCRGAQDDIAAAFEDHSTVRHLKIEDGPGRRLGRSFRVKLWPTLVFMRDGQEVERLVRPADAQSISRALSQIDS; encoded by the coding sequence ATGGGCATGAATCATACCTATACCGATAAGGAACCGACTCGTGATGAGGTCGACTCGCTGGACGGACCGACAGTGATCGAGTTCGGCACCGCCTGGTGCGGCTACTGCCGGGGTGCGCAGGACGATATAGCTGCTGCCTTCGAAGACCACTCGACCGTGCGGCACCTGAAAATCGAGGACGGCCCCGGCCGCCGCCTGGGCCGCTCCTTCCGCGTTAAACTCTGGCCCACGCTGGTGTTCATGCGTGACGGCCAGGAAGTCGAGCGCCTGGTTCGACCAGCCGATGCGCAGAGTATTAGCCGAGCCTTGAGCCAGATCGACAGCTAA
- a CDS encoding CocE/NonD family hydrolase has translation MTRKPYLGLARGAALSLAIASAALAGMTTLSAEAAGNSSKPIAGAISGGGTATTQQKYDVSITSFDGTEIAVTIYQPRLEQGQPAPLLMYSHGWSGSRSTDLSETDSLTEAARKAWESGYFVLTFDQRGFGDSGGQANVQDPEIEGRDIQALLDWAEANLAPHLAYLRGDPLVGGLGVSYGGGFQLVGSSVDARFDALVPIITWHDLSYSLTPDGVPKTAWLSFLSGVAAMDQAPWVTQSYVESLSGTASEASSARLASHGLGAYCQPRTDGAGVPDVDALFIQGVNDTLFNANEATWNYNCLRQAGNDAYLLITKGGHVLPALQDGSDGGLTNLGGLYNDVQCGDTRYSIADLSYSFLDAKLRKLQRDVAIPRVCLTQSGGGSVVTEEMPTGGMELHVDSGNMLVGPPSIDVVLNLLRKLDPGTLADVLSVLSADTASLLTSALTGLITVEPERVTAVLTELVETLPPALLAELGTAPRFVPLYRVSSDQTLAGLPLADLRIDGEAALDPRVFVGVGVKRRFRLSPELLGDQILPLRGTGERQTELVGVSTELRYGDEVGLMLYGFHPQYTLGFSHLPSAVKLTGTVQLPLH, from the coding sequence ATGACTCGCAAACCCTATCTCGGCCTCGCCCGTGGCGCAGCATTGAGCCTTGCCATCGCCAGTGCTGCATTGGCTGGTATGACTACGCTGTCCGCAGAAGCCGCGGGCAACTCCAGCAAGCCCATCGCCGGCGCGATAAGCGGCGGCGGGACTGCCACGACCCAGCAGAAATACGACGTCTCCATCACCTCGTTCGACGGCACCGAAATCGCCGTGACCATCTACCAGCCACGCCTCGAGCAGGGCCAGCCCGCGCCGCTGCTGATGTACAGCCATGGCTGGAGCGGCAGCCGCTCTACCGATCTCAGCGAAACCGACTCGCTGACCGAAGCCGCTCGCAAGGCCTGGGAATCGGGTTACTTCGTGCTGACCTTCGATCAGCGCGGTTTCGGTGACAGCGGTGGTCAGGCCAACGTACAGGACCCGGAGATCGAAGGCCGGGACATACAAGCACTGCTCGACTGGGCCGAGGCCAACCTGGCGCCTCACCTCGCTTACCTGCGCGGTGACCCACTGGTTGGCGGACTGGGCGTCAGTTATGGCGGCGGTTTCCAGCTGGTCGGTTCGAGTGTGGACGCACGCTTCGACGCCCTGGTACCCATCATCACCTGGCATGATCTGTCTTACAGCCTGACGCCCGATGGCGTGCCCAAGACCGCCTGGCTGTCCTTCCTGTCCGGCGTCGCCGCGATGGATCAGGCGCCCTGGGTCACCCAGTCGTATGTGGAATCGCTATCCGGCACCGCGAGCGAGGCGTCCTCCGCACGCCTTGCCAGTCACGGGTTGGGCGCCTATTGCCAGCCGCGTACAGACGGTGCCGGCGTCCCCGACGTCGACGCCTTGTTCATCCAGGGCGTCAACGACACCCTGTTCAATGCCAACGAAGCGACCTGGAACTACAACTGCCTTCGCCAGGCTGGGAATGATGCCTACCTGCTGATTACCAAGGGCGGCCACGTGCTGCCGGCTTTGCAGGATGGCTCCGACGGTGGACTCACCAACCTTGGCGGCCTGTATAACGACGTGCAGTGCGGCGACACCCGGTACAGCATCGCTGACTTGTCCTACAGCTTCCTCGATGCAAAATTGCGCAAACTGCAACGTGACGTGGCGATTCCGCGCGTATGCTTGACCCAAAGCGGCGGCGGAAGCGTAGTGACCGAGGAGATGCCTACCGGCGGGATGGAACTGCACGTCGACAGTGGCAACATGCTGGTCGGCCCGCCTTCGATCGATGTGGTGCTGAACCTGCTGCGCAAGCTCGATCCGGGAACGCTGGCCGATGTGCTCAGCGTACTGTCGGCCGACACCGCCAGCCTGCTTACCAGCGCACTGACCGGGTTGATCACCGTCGAGCCGGAACGTGTTACCGCCGTCCTCACGGAATTGGTCGAAACCCTGCCGCCGGCCCTACTGGCCGAGCTAGGCACCGCGCCCCGCTTCGTGCCGCTGTACCGCGTCAGCAGCGACCAGACTCTGGCGGGCTTGCCGCTCGCCGATCTGCGCATCGACGGCGAAGCCGCCCTTGATCCGCGAGTATTCGTCGGTGTCGGGGTCAAGCGACGCTTCCGCCTCAGCCCGGAGCTGCTGGGTGATCAGATACTGCCGCTACGCGGCACAGGCGAGCGGCAGACCGAGCTGGTCGGGGTCAGCACCGAGCTGCGCTATGGTGACGAGGTGGGCCTGATGCTGTACGGCTTCCACCCGCAGTACACCCTGGGTTTCTCGCACCTGCCCAGCGCAGTGAAGCTCACTGGTACAGTGCAACTGCCGCTTCACTGA